One window of the Mycobacterium haemophilum DSM 44634 genome contains the following:
- a CDS encoding helix-turn-helix domain-containing protein — translation MRKPSEPPLSNVAAAEAITRKTGVSISQAYMWQLRNGAKTNPTVQHLRAIADFFGVPASYLIDRDTDPKIDAQLGLLQALRDSGVRDLAMRASGLTPEAITSLATMVDEVRKLQQLPPIAPGGWSGLDGCIER, via the coding sequence ATGCGTAAGCCGTCTGAGCCACCGTTGTCGAATGTAGCTGCGGCCGAGGCGATCACGCGAAAAACCGGAGTGTCGATCAGCCAGGCTTACATGTGGCAGCTGCGAAACGGGGCAAAGACCAACCCGACGGTGCAACATCTGCGTGCGATCGCGGACTTCTTCGGTGTGCCAGCCTCGTACTTGATTGATCGCGATACTGACCCGAAGATCGACGCCCAGCTCGGGCTGCTGCAAGCGCTTCGCGACAGCGGGGTACGGGATTTGGCGATGCGTGCATCGGGGCTGACTCCGGAAGCGATAACGAGCTTGGCGACCATGGTCGACGAGGTTCGCAAACTGCAGCAGTTGCCTCCAATCGCTCCTGGGGGATGGTCGGGGCTAGATGGCTGTATCGAACGCTGA
- a CDS encoding DUF6545 domain-containing protein, with protein MYLNNSIGLFLVCNLLREKTIEEFFARHHLMTVTTAQELSWVAIVLPCAEFMGFIALWSGLPPQETRHRQRYHRSAAIILSGAFLIAASRARAAGQILELAHGWDIVLAWFLWTIVLDVLGIQMMIMSVTEWRRTAKWQERLIAGCTVMVGGFGVMICIGSLCYKFFEQLSGVHNSHFVSFLIAVNSRYCFWQSLVLYALAAVPAVGTLRARAGLDGTSRAWHALQGLRETLTAVVPESVFEWKPASTSRQKTVLELHQTIIEIRDAILLLRPYFREISLEEEARFVDRYVVPTGQRDAAIQALQIAKAVHAKGTGARPEPIDAAMVRMSCATDLGQETAELIQLCQWWPSAQAAIHQPIVEHPERVSGS; from the coding sequence GTGTATCTAAACAATTCGATTGGGCTTTTTCTCGTCTGCAACCTGTTGCGCGAGAAAACTATTGAGGAATTCTTTGCCCGTCATCACTTAATGACCGTCACCACCGCACAGGAGCTGTCATGGGTGGCGATCGTGTTACCGTGCGCAGAGTTCATGGGTTTCATTGCACTGTGGTCAGGATTGCCGCCGCAGGAAACTCGCCACCGGCAACGGTATCACCGATCAGCTGCGATCATCTTGTCAGGAGCCTTCTTGATCGCCGCATCCCGCGCTCGCGCTGCCGGACAGATCCTTGAGCTCGCCCATGGATGGGACATCGTGCTCGCCTGGTTCTTGTGGACGATCGTTCTCGACGTGTTGGGCATTCAGATGATGATCATGAGCGTCACGGAATGGCGACGCACTGCGAAGTGGCAAGAACGGCTCATCGCCGGGTGTACTGTTATGGTCGGCGGTTTCGGTGTAATGATTTGCATCGGAAGCTTATGCTATAAGTTCTTTGAGCAGCTAAGTGGGGTGCATAACAGTCACTTCGTCAGCTTCCTGATTGCAGTAAACAGCCGATATTGCTTCTGGCAGTCACTCGTCCTCTACGCGCTCGCCGCGGTCCCTGCTGTCGGGACACTGCGTGCCCGCGCTGGCCTCGACGGGACCAGCCGCGCCTGGCATGCCCTTCAGGGACTTCGAGAGACCCTGACGGCTGTCGTTCCTGAAAGTGTATTTGAATGGAAGCCCGCCTCGACGAGTCGCCAAAAGACGGTCTTGGAACTGCACCAGACCATCATTGAAATACGCGATGCAATACTGCTTCTAAGGCCCTACTTTCGTGAGATCTCCCTGGAGGAGGAAGCTCGGTTTGTCGACCGATACGTGGTGCCCACCGGTCAGCGTGACGCAGCTATCCAGGCGTTGCAGATCGCTAAAGCGGTCCACGCGAAAGGAACTGGGGCTAGACCAGAGCCGATAGACGCGGCGATGGTCCGTATGTCATGCGCGACCGACCTT